The following are encoded in a window of candidate division KSB1 bacterium genomic DNA:
- a CDS encoding biopolymer transporter ExbD, whose product MAYIPSRIKRHKTSVEGKLNLTSMMDMFTIILVFLLKTYATEGHLIQPTESLTLPKSTIQTPSETALDLVVSKEMVMLNDKPIVDLKSVKQGKGYIIQSLRDELLFHAQEARKMEVQYGVPFSGKVTIQGDKDMEYKDLVKVMATCGASEYPNMRLVVYQKEG is encoded by the coding sequence ATGGCCTACATACCATCGCGAATAAAGAGGCATAAGACTTCAGTGGAAGGAAAGCTGAATCTCACATCCATGATGGATATGTTTACAATCATACTAGTTTTTCTTCTGAAAACCTATGCCACGGAAGGCCATCTCATTCAACCGACTGAATCTCTTACGCTCCCCAAGTCGACGATCCAAACACCCTCGGAAACGGCTCTGGATTTGGTCGTTTCCAAAGAAATGGTCATGCTAAACGATAAACCGATTGTTGACCTGAAATCTGTAAAACAAGGGAAGGGATACATTATTCAGTCCCTGCGAGACGAGCTTTTGTTTCACGCGCAGGAAGCCAGGAAAATGGAAGTGCAGTACGGCGTGCCATTTTCAGGTAAAGTTACCATCCAGGGCGATAAAGATATGGAATATAAAGACCTGGTAAAAGTGATGGCGACCTGTGGCGCTTCGGAATATCCGAACATGAGGTTGGTTGTTTACCAGAAGGAAGGATAG